From Klebsiella electrica, the proteins below share one genomic window:
- the mrdB gene encoding peptidoglycan glycosyltransferase MrdB (rod shape-determining protein RodA), translated as MTDNPNKKSLWDKIHLDPTMVLILLALLTYSALVIWSASGQDIGMMERKIGQIAMGVVIMIVMAQIPPRVYEGWAPYLYIFCIILLVAVDAFGAISKGAQRWLDLGVVRFQPSEIAKIAVPLMVARFINRDVCPPSLKNTAIALVLIFLPTLLVAAQPDLGTSILIALSGLFVLFLSGLSWRLIGVAVVLIAAFIPILWFFLMHDYQRQRVMMLLDPETDPLGAGYHIIQSKIAIGSGGLRGKGWLHGTQSQLEFLPERHTDFIFAVLAEELGLIGVLILLALYILLIMRGLWVAAQAQTTFGRVMAGGLMLILFVYVFVNIGMVSGILPVVGVPLPLVSYGGSALIVLMAGFGIVMSIHTHRKMLSKSV; from the coding sequence ATCTCGATCCGACCATGGTGCTGATTCTACTGGCGCTGCTGACCTACAGCGCGCTGGTTATCTGGAGCGCCAGCGGCCAGGATATCGGGATGATGGAGCGTAAAATAGGCCAGATCGCCATGGGCGTGGTTATCATGATCGTGATGGCGCAAATCCCGCCGCGCGTGTATGAAGGCTGGGCGCCCTATCTCTATATCTTCTGTATCATTTTGCTGGTCGCGGTTGACGCTTTCGGCGCGATTTCCAAAGGTGCCCAGCGCTGGCTGGATCTTGGCGTCGTGCGCTTTCAGCCATCGGAAATTGCTAAAATCGCCGTGCCGCTGATGGTCGCGCGCTTTATCAACCGCGATGTGTGTCCGCCATCGCTGAAGAATACCGCCATTGCGCTGGTGCTGATTTTCCTGCCAACCCTGCTGGTTGCCGCCCAGCCGGACCTCGGGACCTCCATTCTGATTGCGTTGTCTGGCCTGTTCGTGCTGTTCCTTTCCGGGCTAAGCTGGCGTCTGATTGGCGTGGCGGTGGTGCTGATTGCGGCGTTTATTCCGATTTTATGGTTCTTCCTGATGCATGATTATCAGCGTCAGCGCGTCATGATGTTGCTCGACCCGGAGACCGATCCGCTGGGTGCCGGCTATCATATTATTCAGTCGAAAATCGCCATTGGCTCCGGCGGATTACGCGGCAAAGGCTGGCTGCACGGCACCCAGTCGCAGCTTGAATTCCTGCCGGAACGCCATACCGACTTTATCTTTGCGGTCCTGGCGGAAGAGCTCGGCCTGATTGGCGTGCTGATTCTGCTGGCGCTCTATATCCTGCTCATCATGCGCGGGCTGTGGGTCGCCGCCCAGGCGCAAACCACTTTCGGTCGCGTCATGGCCGGTGGTTTAATGTTGATTTTATTCGTTTATGTCTTCGTAAATATTGGTATGGTGAGTGGTATTTTACCAGTGGTGGGGGTACCGTTGCCGCTGGTCAGCTACGGGGGCTCAGCCCTGATCGTATTGATGGCCGGGTTTGGTATCGTGATGTCGATCCACACCCACAGAAAAATGTTGTCGAAAAGCGTTTAA
- the rlpA gene encoding endolytic peptidoglycan transglycosylase RlpA has translation MRKQWLGICIAAGLLAACSGEDVQQKTVSTPQPAVCNGPSVEISGADPHYETPNAAANQDYEREGKSYKIVQDPSNFTQTGLAAIYDAEPNSNLTASGEAFDPTQLTAAHPTLPIPSYVRVTNLANGRMIVVRINDRGPYGNDRVISLSRASADRLNTSNNTKVRIDPIIVAPDGSLSGPGMACTTVAKQTYALPARPDLDGGAGVSSEPTAQTDVRPISNDTLKPEDSVGAPVKSGGFLGAPTPLNSGVLESSSEPAAQTAPQSAPVTAPGSVQGRVTPAAPATAAAATAVAASAASASGDFVVQVGAVSDRTRAQQYQQRLSQQFSVPGRVVQNGAVWRIQLGPFASKSQASTVQQRLQSEAQLQSFITHAN, from the coding sequence ATGCGTAAGCAATGGCTGGGGATCTGCATAGCAGCGGGGCTGCTGGCGGCATGTTCGGGTGAAGACGTTCAACAGAAGACGGTCAGCACTCCACAGCCGGCCGTCTGTAATGGCCCAAGCGTGGAAATCAGCGGCGCCGATCCGCATTATGAAACGCCAAATGCCGCGGCGAATCAGGATTACGAGCGCGAAGGTAAAAGTTATAAAATCGTCCAGGATCCGTCTAACTTTACTCAGACCGGTCTGGCCGCCATTTATGACGCGGAACCCAACAGCAATCTGACGGCGTCCGGCGAAGCCTTCGACCCGACGCAGCTTACCGCGGCGCACCCGACGCTGCCGATCCCAAGCTACGTCCGCGTGACTAACCTCGCAAACGGCCGGATGATCGTCGTGCGCATTAACGATCGCGGGCCGTATGGCAACGATCGCGTTATCTCGCTCTCACGTGCTTCCGCCGATCGCCTGAATACCTCCAATAACACCAAAGTGCGTATCGATCCGATCATCGTCGCGCCGGATGGTTCGCTTTCCGGCCCGGGTATGGCCTGTACTACCGTCGCCAAACAAACCTATGCGCTACCTGCCCGCCCGGATCTTGACGGCGGCGCCGGTGTTTCCAGCGAACCGACCGCGCAAACTGATGTCCGCCCAATCAGCAATGATACGCTGAAGCCGGAAGACAGCGTTGGCGCGCCGGTGAAAAGCGGCGGTTTCCTCGGCGCGCCTACGCCATTGAATAGCGGCGTACTGGAAAGCAGCAGCGAGCCTGCGGCTCAGACGGCCCCCCAAAGCGCGCCGGTTACCGCGCCTGGTTCTGTGCAAGGTCGCGTCACGCCGGCAGCACCGGCGACTGCCGCTGCTGCCACGGCCGTCGCCGCCTCGGCGGCCAGCGCCAGCGGCGACTTCGTCGTTCAGGTCGGCGCCGTCAGCGATCGGACCCGCGCGCAGCAATATCAGCAGCGTCTTAGCCAGCAGTTTTCCGTGCCTGGCCGCGTCGTGCAGAACGGTGCGGTGTGGCGCATTCAGCTCGGGCCGTTCGCCAGCAAATCGCAGGCCAGTACGGTACAACAGCGCCTGCAAAGTGAAGCTCAGCTGCAGTCATTTATTACTCACGCCAACTAA
- the dacA gene encoding D-alanyl-D-alanine carboxypeptidase DacA, whose translation MKTSFTARLLVTALSVAALSSAAHADDLNLKTMIPGAPQIDAESWILIDYNSGKVLAENNADSRRDPASLTKMMTSYVIGQAMKAGKFKETDLVTVGNDAWATGNPVFKGSSLMFLKPGMQVPVSQLIRGINLQSGNDACVAMADYVAGSQDAFVSLMNNYVNALGLKNSHFQTVHGLDADGQYSSARDMALIGQALIRDVPNEYTIYKEKEFTFNGIRQQNRNGLLWDNSLNVDGIKTGHTDKAGYNLVASATEGQMRLISAVMGGRTFKGRESESKKLLTWGFRFFETVNPLKAGKEFSSEPAWFGDSDRASLGVDKDVYLTIPRGRMKDLKASYVLNNTELHAPLQKNQVVGTINFQLDGKTIDQRPLVVLQEIPEGNFFGKMIDYIKLMFHHWFG comes from the coding sequence ATGAAGACCTCTTTCACCGCACGTTTACTCGTTACGGCCCTCTCCGTTGCAGCGCTCTCTTCCGCTGCCCACGCCGATGACCTGAATCTCAAAACCATGATCCCAGGCGCGCCGCAGATTGACGCCGAATCCTGGATCCTTATTGATTACAATTCGGGCAAAGTGCTGGCGGAGAATAACGCCGATTCCCGCCGCGACCCGGCGAGCCTGACCAAAATGATGACCAGCTACGTCATCGGTCAGGCCATGAAAGCGGGCAAGTTTAAAGAAACCGACCTGGTTACGGTGGGCAACGATGCGTGGGCAACCGGTAACCCGGTGTTTAAAGGCTCTTCACTGATGTTCCTGAAACCGGGTATGCAGGTGCCGGTTTCTCAGCTGATCCGCGGCATCAACCTGCAGTCAGGTAATGACGCCTGCGTCGCTATGGCCGACTACGTCGCCGGTAGCCAGGATGCCTTCGTCAGCCTGATGAACAACTACGTCAATGCGCTGGGCCTGAAAAACAGCCACTTCCAGACCGTTCACGGCCTTGATGCCGACGGGCAGTACAGCTCTGCGCGCGATATGGCGCTGATTGGCCAGGCGCTGATCCGCGACGTACCGAACGAATACACCATCTATAAAGAAAAAGAGTTCACCTTTAACGGCATTCGTCAGCAGAACCGTAACGGTCTGCTGTGGGATAACAGCCTGAACGTCGACGGGATTAAAACCGGCCATACCGACAAAGCGGGCTATAACCTCGTCGCCTCGGCGACCGAAGGCCAGATGCGTCTGATCTCCGCCGTTATGGGCGGTCGCACCTTCAAAGGCCGTGAATCCGAAAGCAAAAAGCTGCTGACCTGGGGCTTCCGCTTCTTCGAAACCGTTAATCCGCTGAAAGCCGGGAAAGAGTTCTCTTCCGAACCTGCCTGGTTTGGCGACAGCGATCGCGCTTCGCTGGGGGTCGATAAAGACGTTTATCTGACTATCCCTCGTGGCCGCATGAAAGACCTGAAAGCCAGCTATGTGCTGAACAATACCGAACTGCACGCACCGCTGCAGAAAAACCAGGTGGTCGGCACCATTAACTTCCAGCTGGACGGTAAAACGATCGATCAGCGCCCGCTGGTGGTCCTGCAAGAAATTCCTGAAGGCAATTTCTTCGGAAAAATGATTGATTACATCAAGTTAATGTTCCACCACTGGTTTGGTTAA
- the ybeD gene encoding DUF493 family protein YbeD produces the protein MKTKLNELLEFPTPFTYKVMGQALPELVDQVVEVVQRHAPGDYSPQVKPSSKGNYHSVSITINATHIEQVETLYEELGNIDIVRMVL, from the coding sequence ATGAAAACCAAACTTAACGAACTGCTTGAATTCCCTACTCCATTTACTTACAAAGTAATGGGGCAGGCGTTGCCTGAGCTGGTTGATCAGGTGGTGGAAGTGGTACAGCGCCATGCGCCTGGTGATTACTCTCCGCAGGTAAAACCGAGCAGCAAAGGGAACTACCACTCGGTGTCTATCACCATCAACGCGACCCATATCGAGCAGGTCGAAACCCTGTACGAAGAGCTGGGCAATATCGACATCGTCCGGATGGTGCTGTAA
- the lipB gene encoding lipoyl(octanoyl) transferase LipB, translating into MQHNKILIRQLGLQPYEPVSQAMHEFTDTRDDTTLDEIWLVEHPPVFTQGQAGKAEHVLVPGDIPVIQSDRGGQVTYHGPGQQVMYVLLNLKRRKLGVRELVTLLEQTVVNTLAEYAIESHPRADAPGVYVGEQKICSLGLRIRRGCSFHGLALNIAMDLSPFLRINPCGYAGMEMAQMRQWQPDIQPQMVAPHLVANLLALLGNPPHEMIAAA; encoded by the coding sequence TTGCAGCATAACAAAATCCTTATCCGTCAACTTGGCCTGCAACCTTACGAACCGGTCTCGCAGGCGATGCATGAATTTACCGACACCCGCGACGACACCACGCTGGACGAAATCTGGCTGGTCGAACACCCTCCGGTCTTTACTCAGGGCCAGGCGGGAAAAGCTGAACACGTGCTGGTTCCGGGCGATATTCCGGTCATTCAAAGCGATCGCGGCGGCCAGGTAACCTACCACGGACCAGGACAGCAGGTGATGTATGTTCTGCTGAACCTCAAGCGGCGCAAACTGGGCGTGCGCGAACTGGTTACCCTGCTGGAACAGACCGTGGTCAACACGCTGGCGGAATACGCGATTGAATCGCATCCTCGCGCCGATGCGCCCGGCGTCTACGTCGGCGAGCAAAAAATCTGTTCGCTGGGTTTGCGTATCCGAAGAGGTTGTTCGTTTCACGGGCTTGCGCTGAATATTGCGATGGACCTGTCGCCGTTCCTGCGGATTAACCCCTGCGGCTATGCCGGAATGGAGATGGCCCAAATGCGCCAGTGGCAGCCGGACATTCAGCCGCAGATGGTGGCGCCTCATCTGGTTGCCAACCTGCTGGCTCTGCTCGGCAACCCGCCTCACGAGATGATTGCCGCCGCTTAG
- a CDS encoding YbeF family transcriptional regulator: MENNTPSSESPTPWEPHRDRQAFRILRNVDLNLLTIFEAVYVHKGIVNAAKVLNITPSAISQSLNKLRALFPDPLFIRKGQGVTPTAYATHLHQYISQGMESFLSALDLAGGAVQQRAITIATSPFIGALVIPAIAHALRPSFPQIRLHNVAITDASSQLTQRQVDLLIDSETYTNQAIVHHLLFEDRLVMYCREGHPALPMPLTEENLRQYEFALILPPGQRYPAIYRQLQGPPGERRCGFSSDNLFAQAALISQSDMIGLMPEQMFSLLARTWSLARLDYAQLPEQRIEISLHYNRISAQEPLLNQVIEVVRQSFKQ; the protein is encoded by the coding sequence GTGGAAAATAACACGCCGTCATCAGAGTCGCCCACACCGTGGGAACCGCACCGCGACCGCCAGGCCTTCCGTATTCTGCGTAATGTGGATCTGAACCTGCTGACCATTTTTGAAGCGGTGTATGTCCACAAGGGCATCGTCAATGCCGCGAAAGTGCTGAACATTACGCCATCGGCGATCAGCCAGTCGCTGAATAAACTACGCGCTTTGTTCCCCGACCCGCTGTTTATCCGTAAAGGCCAGGGAGTGACGCCTACGGCGTACGCGACCCATCTTCACCAGTACATCAGCCAGGGAATGGAATCCTTCCTCAGCGCCCTCGACCTGGCCGGCGGGGCGGTTCAGCAACGCGCCATCACCATAGCGACCTCCCCCTTTATCGGCGCTCTGGTCATCCCGGCGATTGCGCACGCGCTCAGGCCCTCTTTTCCCCAGATCCGGTTACACAACGTCGCCATTACCGATGCCAGCAGTCAGCTGACTCAACGCCAGGTCGATTTGCTGATCGACAGCGAGACCTACACAAACCAGGCCATCGTGCATCACCTGCTGTTTGAAGATCGGCTGGTAATGTATTGCCGCGAAGGACATCCGGCGTTACCAATGCCGTTAACCGAAGAGAATCTCCGCCAGTATGAGTTTGCCCTGATATTGCCGCCGGGCCAGCGCTATCCGGCAATATACCGGCAGTTACAGGGGCCCCCGGGAGAACGCCGCTGCGGCTTCAGCAGCGACAACCTTTTTGCCCAGGCGGCGCTGATAAGCCAAAGCGATATGATAGGGCTGATGCCGGAGCAGATGTTTTCTCTGCTGGCGCGTACGTGGTCGCTGGCAAGGCTCGACTACGCTCAATTACCCGAACAACGCATTGAGATTTCACTGCATTACAACCGGATAAGCGCGCAGGAACCGTTGCTGAATCAGGTCATCGAGGTGGTTCGTCAGTCGTTTAAACAATAA
- the lipA gene encoding lipoyl synthase, which translates to MSKPIVMERGVKYRDADKMALIPVKNVATEREALLRKPEWMKIKLPADSSRIQGIKAAMRKNGLHSVCEEASCPNLAECFNHGTATFMILGAICTRRCPFCDVAHGRPVAPDANEPQKLAQTIADMGLRYVVVTSVDRDDLRDGGAQHFADCISAIREKNPTIKIETLVPDFRGRMDRALDILTVTPPDVFNHNLENVPRLYRQVRPGADYNWSLKLLERFKEAHPEIPTKSGLMVGLGETNEEIIEVMRDLRRHGVTMLTLGQYLQPSRHHLPVQRYVSPDEFEEMKAEAMAMGFTHAACGPFVRSSYHADLQAKGMEVK; encoded by the coding sequence ATGAGTAAACCCATTGTGATGGAACGCGGTGTTAAGTACCGCGACGCCGATAAAATGGCCCTTATCCCGGTGAAAAACGTGGCAACTGAGCGTGAAGCTCTGCTCAGAAAACCGGAATGGATGAAAATCAAACTTCCGGCTGACTCGTCCCGTATCCAGGGAATCAAAGCAGCGATGCGTAAGAACGGTCTGCACTCCGTGTGCGAAGAAGCTTCTTGCCCAAACCTTGCGGAATGCTTCAACCACGGAACGGCCACCTTTATGATCCTCGGCGCGATTTGTACCCGTCGCTGCCCTTTCTGTGACGTTGCGCACGGTCGTCCGGTGGCGCCGGATGCCAACGAACCGCAGAAACTCGCGCAAACTATCGCCGATATGGGCCTGCGCTATGTCGTCGTGACCTCCGTTGATCGCGACGATCTTCGCGACGGCGGCGCTCAGCACTTTGCCGATTGCATCAGCGCTATTCGTGAGAAAAACCCGACGATTAAGATTGAGACCCTGGTCCCTGATTTCCGTGGCCGTATGGATCGCGCGCTGGATATCCTCACGGTGACTCCGCCGGATGTGTTTAACCACAACCTGGAAAACGTGCCGCGTCTGTATCGTCAGGTTCGCCCGGGCGCCGACTACAACTGGTCGCTGAAGCTGCTGGAGCGTTTTAAAGAAGCGCATCCGGAGATCCCGACGAAATCAGGTTTAATGGTCGGCCTCGGCGAGACCAACGAAGAGATTATCGAAGTTATGCGCGACCTGCGTCGCCATGGCGTGACCATGCTCACCCTGGGCCAGTATCTGCAGCCAAGCCGTCACCACCTGCCGGTTCAGCGCTACGTCAGCCCGGACGAGTTTGAAGAGATGAAAGCCGAAGCGATGGCGATGGGCTTCACCCACGCCGCCTGCGGCCCGTTCGTTCGTTCGTCTTATCATGCCGACCTGCAAGCCAAAGGGATGGAAGTGAAGTAA
- the tatE gene encoding twin-arginine translocase subunit TatE produces MGEISITKLLVVAALIILVFGTKKLRTLGGDLGSAIKGFKKAMNDDDDSAKKTSAEEDAPAQKLSHKE; encoded by the coding sequence ATGGGTGAGATTAGTATTACCAAACTGCTGGTTGTCGCAGCACTGATTATTTTAGTGTTTGGTACCAAAAAATTACGTACGCTGGGTGGAGACCTGGGTTCCGCTATCAAAGGCTTCAAGAAAGCCATGAACGACGATGACGATAGCGCGAAGAAAACCAGTGCGGAAGAAGACGCTCCGGCACAGAAGCTCTCTCATAAAGAGTAA
- a CDS encoding deaminated glutathione amidase: MRVAAGQFAVTADWRVNARTCVALMHQAAGQGVSLLVLPEALLARDDSDPDLSVKSAQEMDGGFLQLLRDESRHHGLLTTVLTLHVPSGEGRATNTLVAIRQGEVIAQYQKLHLYDAFAMQESRLVDAGRQIPPLIDVDGVRVGLMTCYDLRFPELALTLALNGAEVLVLPTAWVRGPMKEYHWSTLLAARALDTTCYIVAAGECGTRNIGQSRIIDPMGTTMAGAGDGPQMITADISTASLRQVRERLPVLKNRRFAPPQLL, encoded by the coding sequence ATGCGGGTTGCTGCGGGACAATTTGCCGTAACGGCGGACTGGCGAGTCAATGCGCGTACCTGCGTGGCGTTGATGCACCAGGCGGCCGGGCAGGGGGTATCATTGCTGGTATTACCGGAAGCGTTGCTGGCGCGTGACGACAGCGATCCGGATCTTTCGGTAAAGTCGGCGCAGGAGATGGATGGCGGTTTTCTGCAGCTGCTGCGGGATGAAAGCCGCCATCATGGTTTATTAACCACGGTGCTGACGCTGCATGTGCCTTCCGGCGAGGGGCGAGCGACGAATACGCTGGTGGCGATACGCCAGGGTGAGGTGATTGCCCAGTACCAGAAGCTCCATTTGTATGATGCGTTTGCGATGCAGGAGTCGCGCCTTGTCGATGCCGGGCGACAGATTCCACCGTTGATTGATGTCGACGGGGTACGCGTTGGCCTGATGACCTGTTACGATTTACGCTTTCCCGAGCTGGCGTTAACGCTGGCGCTTAACGGTGCTGAAGTGCTGGTGTTGCCCACCGCATGGGTCAGAGGGCCAATGAAGGAGTATCACTGGAGCACCCTACTGGCGGCCAGGGCTCTGGATACGACCTGCTATATCGTGGCGGCGGGCGAATGCGGAACCCGCAATATTGGCCAGAGCCGCATTATCGACCCGATGGGGACGACGATGGCGGGAGCAGGGGACGGGCCGCAGATGATTACTGCCGACATTTCGACAGCGTCGCTGCGCCAGGTTCGCGAGCGTTTGCCGGTATTGAAGAACCGCCGCTTTGCGCCACCGCAATTATTGTGA